The nucleotide sequence TTTTTTAATCTGGATGCTACTTTATCGTTTCGTAAGAAAAATACCGTGAAGTGATTCGCTTTTTACTTGTCCGTACTGTTTTCTCATTGGAAATACGATTAAAGTGAAAAGTTATTAATTAGCCAGGGGGTAATTATGTTATATATCTTCGATATGGGTAATGTGATCATTGAGATTGATTTTAAAAGAGTTTTAGCGGTATGGAGTAATTTGAGCGGGACACCTCTTGCGACTTTGACTAAAAGTTTCTCTATGGGAGAAACGTTTGAAAAACATGAGCGTGGTCAAATTACTGATCTGGAATTCGCTGATACTTTATGTCAGGAAATGAATATTTCACTCAGTTTTGAGCAGTTTGCTGCTGGATGGCATGCTATCTTTATTAATATTCGGCCTGAAGTCATTCAGATAATGAAAACATTGCGTGAGGCGGGACACCGGGTTGTCGTGTTATCCAACACCAACCGTTTGCACCTCGATTACTGGCCACATAATTATCCTGAGATTGCGGCATCCGCTGATTACCTCTATTTGTCGCAGGATTTGGCAATGCGTAAACCTGAACCTGATATTTTCAAATATGTGCTTGAGACAGAGGGTTATTCACCGGATCAGGCCGTGTTTTTTGACGATGTGCTGGAAAATGTGGAAGCAGCCAAGGCGTTAGGGATCAATAGCGTTCATGTTGTTGATAGGCAGACAGTGCCAGATTATTTCGAAGCAATCGGTTTTTCTGAACAAAATGAGGGATTGAACGGATAATAGAGGATAGTGTGCTGATGCTACTATTGAATAAAGGAAAAATATGATCGCGTTAATCCAGCGGGTAACACAGGCAAATGTTGTGGTTAAGAACGAAGTGGTTGGGGAAATTGGTCACGGCCTGCTGGTGTTGCTAGGTGTTGAGAAAGGAGATGATCAACAGAAGGCAAAACGGTTGTGTGAGAAGGTGATAGGGTATCGGATATTCAGTGATGAACAGGACAAAATGAACTTGAACGTCCAACAAATCGGAGGCAGTTTGCTGGTTGTCTCCCAGTTTACACTGGCTGCTGATACTCAAAAGGGCATGCGACCCAGTTTTTCCGGTGGCGCTGCCCCAGATAAGGCCGACGAATTATATCGCTATTTTGTTGAACAATGCCGCCAAAGTGGTGTAAAAACAGAAATCGGGCGGTTTGCTGCCGATATGAAAGTCAGCCTGACAAACGATGGGCCAGTCACTTTCTGGTTGCAGGTCTAGCAACCAAAAATAGCCAGTAGAACGCAACCATCCCCGATTAAACATCATGATCAAAAGAAAGGGGCAGTTTCTATGTATCATCTGCGAGTACCTGAAACAGAACAAGAACTGGAAGCATATTACCGATTTCGTTGGGAAATGTTGCGGAAGCCACTGCATCAGCCTGTAGGCTCTGAGAAAGATGGTTACGACACGACGGCTCATCACCAGATGGTTGTGGATGAGAAAGGCAACCCGGTGGCGGTAGGGCGTTTATATATCAATGCGGATAGTGAAGGGGCAATCCGCTTTCTGGCAGTGCATCCCAACATGCAAGGTAGAGGGTTAGGAAAATTAATCGCAATGGCCCTGGAATCTGTTGCC is from Photorhabdus laumondii subsp. laumondii and encodes:
- the yihX gene encoding glucose-1-phosphatase → MLYIFDMGNVIIEIDFKRVLAVWSNLSGTPLATLTKSFSMGETFEKHERGQITDLEFADTLCQEMNISLSFEQFAAGWHAIFINIRPEVIQIMKTLREAGHRVVVLSNTNRLHLDYWPHNYPEIAASADYLYLSQDLAMRKPEPDIFKYVLETEGYSPDQAVFFDDVLENVEAAKALGINSVHVVDRQTVPDYFEAIGFSEQNEGLNG
- the dtd gene encoding D-aminoacyl-tRNA deacylase, which produces MIALIQRVTQANVVVKNEVVGEIGHGLLVLLGVEKGDDQQKAKRLCEKVIGYRIFSDEQDKMNLNVQQIGGSLLVVSQFTLAADTQKGMRPSFSGGAAPDKADELYRYFVEQCRQSGVKTEIGRFAADMKVSLTNDGPVTFWLQV